AAGACATTAAAGCAGGTGAGATTATTACAGAAAAAAATGTTAGATCAATAAGACCTGGTTTTGGGTTGCATCCAAAATATTTGAAAAAAGTGATTGGGAAAACGTTGAAAGAGGATCTGGAAAAAGGGTCACCATTGAAATTCGAAAATTTTAAGTAGAGCTTAAATATTTATACACAACATTAATATTGGAAACTCAGATAAAAAAAGAAAATATAAGGCAAAGAGCTTATTTAAACTCTGTAACTGCCTGGATTGATACGGTTGTTAAACTTGTTGTGCGTTTTATAATTGACCCAATTATAATTTCTTTTTTAGGGGGTACATTGTACGGGGTATGGCAAATTTTAAATCAGTTAAACAGCTATTTAGCCACCGCCGATTTAAGGGCTGCCACCGCCTTAAAATGGATAATTGCAAAAGAAAGAACGGTACGAACCGACCACGAGTTAAAACAATCTGTCTCATCATCACTCTTTACTAACGTGTTGTTTTTACCATTATACCTTCTTGCAGGTGTAATTATTATTTACATTGCACCTTTTGTGACAAAAGTTGAAAGTGATCAATTTCTTTTGGTACGCCAAACATCTGCCATAATGGTTTTTTCCTTCATCTTAACTCAATTCTTTTTTCTTTTTGAATCGGTTTTAACCGGGATGAATCTTTCTTATAAAAGAATGGGGATCAGAGCAATTATAACTATCATCACAGGAGTTTTAATATACATACTCCTGAAAATTGGTTTTAGCATAGATGGTTTGGCAATTGTGAATGTTTTTACTTCCATTGCAACAGGTTTAACATTTGCCTGGATTGTAAAAAAAGTTGTACCATGGTTTGGATTTGTAAAAGTTAAAATAAAGCAGGTTTTTGACTTTGTTAAACTGAGTGGCTGGTTTATGGCCGATAAAATTGTTACACTATTAAACGAATCAATAGACCTAATCCTTCTGGGCTACTTTGCAGGACCAGAATATGCTGCTTCCTACACAGTATCGCGTTTTGTTATACAGGCATTGGTAAGTCTGTTTAGAAGTGGACAAGGTGCAATAACACCGGGTATAACCAGATTTATTGGAGAAAAGCAATTCGAAAAAATTATTTATTTCAGAAGATCAATGATTATTATGAACTGGTTTATTTTAGGGATTGCAGGCACATTGGTTATTCTGTTTAATAAATCGTTTGTAAGTCTTTGGACTGAACAAAAACTTTTTGCCGGATTCTACGAAACTTTTTTAATTGTTTTATTTACACTCCTGAAATCACTTCAAACCATAGACGGGTCAATTATAACAATGAATTTAGATTTAAAAAAGAAAATTTTGTATTCAACGGTTTCTGCAGTTTTAACTATTGTATTGGCTGCTTTTCTGATTCCTGTAATGCAAATTAATGGGTTATTAATGGCATTGATAATCGGAATATTATTTCAAATTATTGTTTTTTCGTTACTTGCAGAAAAAATTTTAGACATGAAAGGTTTTATCTGTGATTTATTATTTTCCAGATTATCAATTATTACGCTAATTATTTTAAGTAGTTCAATTTACTTCGCGCAACATATAGTTGCAAACAATTGGTTTACATTGATATTATTTGGTTTAATTTCATCGGTTATTGTTGTTTCTATTTCCTGGTTCTTAGCACTTAATAAAACAAACCGAAGATTTATTATAGAAAATGTGAGAAGAATTAAACCCACAAAATTTGATTAAATAACTTGTATGAAAAAGCATTTAATTTTTGATCCGGGAATGTTACCACCTGAAAAACTTATTGATATTTTTAATACTTCAACTCAAAAGTATCATTTAACTTTGATGACAGAATCAAGGCGAAAAAACCAATTTCAACTTTTTAAAGAGAATAACTTCCCTGTAATTTTTTACGAAGACTTTATTATAGAGAATAATAACAAACTCAATCCTGATTCATTAAAACTATATGATAAGGCAGTATGTGAAATAATAAATGACAACAGAACATTTTTAATTGCCGAACGTGTCAACAAATTACATCCCTGGAACAGTCTGTTTAATAAAATTCCTTTAATTGAGAAAATCATTTTTAATTTCCTTTACTTTCATCAGGAAAATCCTGCAGATGAAATGTTATTTCAAGCTACACCCCATAACCTTCCAAACTGGGTATTGGCCAAAACAGCCCAAATAGCCGGTATTAAAGTGAAATTAATTCAAACATCACCTTTACCTTGGCGATACTGGGTTGTGGAAGGGTTAGATGAACAAAACCCTGTTTTTCCTGAATTTGTTTCAGTTAGTGTTGACGAGATTGATTTGATAGACAAATACATATCTTTAAATCAAAAAGATTACAAATCAGCTTTGCCTGAATATGAAAAAAAACGCTTAGACAGCAGAAAGGGAAAATATTGGTCTTGGAAAAAAGAATTCAAAGATATTATTAAACATCCCCCCAAAGCACTTACAATCTATTCAAAAAGAAAAAATTACAAGCTTTATAATAGTTTGGCTGAATATCCTGTTAATAATCAGCAAAACATAGCCTTCTTTCTGCACTATCAGCCTGAGAGAACATCAATGCCTGAAGCGTACCATTATTCTAACCAATGGTTAATTATAAAAAAAATAGCAGCCAATTTACCTGATGGTATAATTCTTTACGTAAAAGAACATCCATCGGTATTTATTAACAATTTTGATGTACGATACAGAGATGAAGCCTTTTATAAAGACATTTCAAAATTAAGTAATGTTCAGTTGATTCCTTTGGATTGCGATACATTTGAGCTGATAGATAATGCAACGATAATTATCACTATTACAGGAACGGTAGGTATACAAGCTCTGATTAGAAATAAACCTGTGATTGTTTTTGGCACGGCATCTTATCGGAATTTTAAGAATGTTTTTAGTATTAAACAAATGAGTAATTTTCATAGTTTCTTAAACGAATTAGTTGAACAAAATCTTGTTGATGGAACCGGGATTATTAACAATTTTAAGGACGTCGCAATTAAAAGTATAAGCGGTATATTTCTCGATCAAAATGATGAAGACATCAAATTTTATAAAAGGGAGAATAGAATTAAAGGACATTTAAGATTACTTCATCTCTATTTAGAAACGTTCAACTAGTTTATTTTATATATATGAGGGATATTCCCCTGTCTTATTTTGTCTCGTTTCTATCGAAACTGATGAAAGTGAGAAATATAAACATTTATCCAGTCAAGCCACAAATGAAATTTTGTGCCTTATTGGGATTTAATAAGCAGACCCTAAATAGATAGTTTATGTCAATAAGGATTTCATCATTCGTTCGTTTTACAACAACAATTTTTATTTTTGTTGCCATAAATCTTTTTGGCTTGCATGATTTTTATGAAGATCGTCTTTTTTCTCTACTAAATTCATATGATTTTTTCTTGTTCTTTAATAATTTTCTGTTCTTTTTAATGGTTTTAAGGAGCAAGCAATTCAAGTTTTTTTTATCAGAAAAACCATTACGATATATACTTTATTTTTATTTATTCACACTTTTAATCTTCATTACTATGCCTCTCAGAGGTCCAATTTCAATTTTGGATGCTGTACGGGTTGGCAGACATTATCTCATTTTACCCTTAGCTTTTTTTATCTATTATGATGTTGCTCTTAATAAAAAGTTCAATTATTATTTTAAAATTTTTCGTTTCATTGCAATTTTTACTTCATTTCAAATTATTTTAAATGCGATTAATCCTGAAATAGTTAATTCAATTTTCAAGGATATTAGTAGGGCTGAATCACGTATTACTGGTGGTTTTCAACGAAATGTACTGCT
The Candidatus Margulisiibacteriota bacterium genome window above contains:
- a CDS encoding SAF domain-containing protein, producing GPDASFSMNEQEFKEMVKAVRDTEKAIGKVDYSLTDKQKSNRVFSRSLYVVEDIKAGEIITEKNVRSIRPGFGLHPKYLKKVIGKTLKEDLEKGSPLKFENFK
- a CDS encoding oligosaccharide flippase family protein; protein product: METQIKKENIRQRAYLNSVTAWIDTVVKLVVRFIIDPIIISFLGGTLYGVWQILNQLNSYLATADLRAATALKWIIAKERTVRTDHELKQSVSSSLFTNVLFLPLYLLAGVIIIYIAPFVTKVESDQFLLVRQTSAIMVFSFILTQFFFLFESVLTGMNLSYKRMGIRAIITIITGVLIYILLKIGFSIDGLAIVNVFTSIATGLTFAWIVKKVVPWFGFVKVKIKQVFDFVKLSGWFMADKIVTLLNESIDLILLGYFAGPEYAASYTVSRFVIQALVSLFRSGQGAITPGITRFIGEKQFEKIIYFRRSMIIMNWFILGIAGTLVILFNKSFVSLWTEQKLFAGFYETFLIVLFTLLKSLQTIDGSIITMNLDLKKKILYSTVSAVLTIVLAAFLIPVMQINGLLMALIIGILFQIIVFSLLAEKILDMKGFICDLLFSRLSIITLIILSSSIYFAQHIVANNWFTLILFGLISSVIVVSISWFLALNKTNRRFIIENVRRIKPTKFD